CAATTTACCATTGCATGAGTGGGTGCTCGCTGGTAGTGTAATAGTGCATTGATGCCGCGTTGCTGCTAAGCCGCAGCGGCAATTTTGCCTAACACTTTAGACAATTTAATTGAACTTTTCATGAGCGAAGCAACTTTGCCGACCCAGTCTCAGGGCGGCGCACCCAAGGTCTCCAAGATATCCGAGGCGGTCATCCGCATCGCAGGCAATTCCCAGGACGGTATTCAAGCCATTGGCGGCTTCCTGGCCCGTCTCGCCGGTCGTAGCGAACAGGAAGTCATGACCTTCATGACCATTCCTGCAACAATCTCCGGCGGTCCTTCTATTTTCCAGGTCCGCATCGGCTCCGGCGAAGTGCTCAGCTCTGGTGATGACGCAGATGTGCTCCTCGCTTTCTACCAACACTCCTACGAAGGCCACATTGGTTCGCTCAAAAAAGGCGGTATCGTTCTTTACGATTCTGATCACGTGGAAGCCAAACCCGAACTTCAGGCGGACTATCACCACGTCGGCGTTCCCATCTCCGGTCTGACTGTTGAAGCCATCGGCGGCACTGCCAAGGACAAAGGTAAAAACATTTTCGCTCTCGGTTTGATCGCCAAGATGTTCGACCTGAATGTTCCCAAGCTCGAGAAACTGGTTGGCGAACGTTTCACCGGCAAGGACCCGAGCATTCTCAATAATGCTCTCGCCGCTTTCCACGCCGGCTATAGCCATTCTCTGGGCAATGTCATCGAGACTTTCAAGTTTGTTGACGCCGCCAAGAAAAATGGTCATCAGGTGGTCATGAACGGTAACGAAGCCATCGGCTTCGGCCTCATCGCCGCCGGTGTTCGCTTCGGCGCTGGTTATCCCATCACTCCCTGGTCCGACATCATGGAACTCCTGCGTCGCGAGTTGCCCAAATACGGCGGCACTTTCGTGCAGTGCGAAGATGAAATCGCCTCCATCTCAATGGCTATCGGCGGCAGTTATGGCGGCCGTGTCGCAGTCACTGGTTCCAGCGGTCCTGGCATCTCGCTTAAGACTGAAGCGCTCGGCTGGGCGGTCATGGCTGAAATTCCCTTGATTGTTGTCGATATCCAACGCGGCGGCCCTTCCACGGGCATGCCAACGAACGTCGAACAGTCCGACTTGAACATCGCCTGTTTCGGCGGTCACGGTGATTCTCCCCGCGTAGTCATCGCTCCGGCCAACGTTGAAGATTGTTTCTACATGGCAATCGAAGCCGTGAATATCGCCCGTAAATACAATGTTCCGGTCATCTTGATTTCGGATCAAGCCATCGCCACCCGTATCGAAGCTTTTGAAGAACCGAATCTCGAGAAGGTTTGCCAGGACATCACCCCTGATCTGACCCCGGTCGCCGATCATAAGCCTTACGATCTTTCAACTGCCGACGGCGTCACTGCTCGCGTAGTGCCTGGCACTCGCATCGAGAGTGGCAAATATCCCATCGCCACCGGTCTTGAGCACGACGAAATGGGCCATCCCACCGGTTCGCCCAAACTGCACACCCAGATGACGGCCAAGCGCCGCAAGAAACTCCAGGCTCTCGGTGCTTCACTGCCCATCCCGAAACTCCATGGCCCTTCGGAAGGCAATGTCCTCCTGGTTGGCTGGGGTTCCACCGAAGGTCCAATCAAGGAAGCCGTCGACCGCGCCCGCGCGGCCGGTGACAGCGTTTCTTCGATTCATATCCGCCACATCAATCCATTGCCTCCCGGCTTGGAAAACATCTTCGCCGGCTTCAATCACGTGCTCGTGGTCGAAATGAACGATGAAGGTCTCTACGGCTACGGTCAGCTCGGCGGTTTGCTCCGCGCCCGCTACGGTGATTCAAAGATTCGCGGCCTGAACAAGACCGACGGCTTGACCTTCAAGGTCAAGGAAATCGTTGAAAAGGCTCGCGCCACTGTCGCGACCGGTATGCGCAAAATGTAATTCAACCCATTTCAATATATTATTTAATATGAGTTCCACCATTTCTGCCGTTCCCGCTCCCGCAAGCGAAGAGCGTAAAGGCCTTACTAAAAAGGAAATCTCAGCCGATCATCCTACGTGGTGCCCCGGTTGCGGTGACTTCTCCGTCCTCGCTCTCTATTTCAAACTCATTGAAAAGCGCAAGCTCTGGCACGAAAAGATCACTACGGTAGCCGGCATCGGTTGCTCCAGCCGTTTCCCCTACTTCGTCCAGGCACATGGCGTCCATTACATTCATGGTCGCGCCCTTCCCTTCGCCAGCGGGATCTCGCTGAGCCGCCCTGATCTCCACCTATTTGTGTTTGGTGGCGACGGCGACGCGTTCTCCATCGGCGGCAACCATTTCAATCACACCGCTCGTAAGAACATCAAGCTGACTTACGTCGTTATGGACAACTGGGTTTACGGCCTGACCAAAAAGCAGACCTCGCCCACCTCGCCCATTGGCTTCAAGAGCAAGACCGACTTGACTGGTGCCTTGGATCAGCCGATTAACCCGATGAAGCAGGCCATCGCAGCCGGCGCCACCTTCGTCGCCCGCACGACTCACACCAACCCGAATCACGTGTTGCAGATGATGGAAGCCGCCATGGACCATGATGGCTTCAGCTTCATCGAATGCTTGAGCGAATGCGTGGAATTCTATGAAGGCGCTTTTGATTCCTCCAATCCGCGCAAGGGTGGTGTCTTCAACACCGTTCCTGCAGACCATGACGTGACCGACGAAATCGCTGCCTATAAGCTCGCTGGCGAACCATTCCCCGGCCACTTCGGCATTTTCTACAAGAATACCCGTCCGACCAAGAATGCGAACGAACAGAAGATCATCGCTGCCGCTCGCGAAAAGGTAAATGGCCTCAAGGATCACCAGATCCTGCAAAAGACTTTCGATCGCTTGAAATAAGTGATCCCCTGAAATGTCAAAGCCCCAACGCAAGTTGGGGCTTTTTTATTTTATAGCGACTATTACACACACTCTTATGACTGGGACCAGCAACTCGTAAATTATCCTTCCTCGTTAAACCCGCTCACAACCCCCCAGATGATTGCAATCGCTACCACCACCAACGGCAACAACCCAAGCAATGTGGTTAAAAGCGGGAATCCCGGACCCGA
The nucleotide sequence above comes from Pedosphaera parvula Ellin514. Encoded proteins:
- a CDS encoding 2-oxoacid:acceptor oxidoreductase subunit alpha, yielding MSEATLPTQSQGGAPKVSKISEAVIRIAGNSQDGIQAIGGFLARLAGRSEQEVMTFMTIPATISGGPSIFQVRIGSGEVLSSGDDADVLLAFYQHSYEGHIGSLKKGGIVLYDSDHVEAKPELQADYHHVGVPISGLTVEAIGGTAKDKGKNIFALGLIAKMFDLNVPKLEKLVGERFTGKDPSILNNALAAFHAGYSHSLGNVIETFKFVDAAKKNGHQVVMNGNEAIGFGLIAAGVRFGAGYPITPWSDIMELLRRELPKYGGTFVQCEDEIASISMAIGGSYGGRVAVTGSSGPGISLKTEALGWAVMAEIPLIVVDIQRGGPSTGMPTNVEQSDLNIACFGGHGDSPRVVIAPANVEDCFYMAIEAVNIARKYNVPVILISDQAIATRIEAFEEPNLEKVCQDITPDLTPVADHKPYDLSTADGVTARVVPGTRIESGKYPIATGLEHDEMGHPTGSPKLHTQMTAKRRKKLQALGASLPIPKLHGPSEGNVLLVGWGSTEGPIKEAVDRARAAGDSVSSIHIRHINPLPPGLENIFAGFNHVLVVEMNDEGLYGYGQLGGLLRARYGDSKIRGLNKTDGLTFKVKEIVEKARATVATGMRKM
- a CDS encoding thiamine pyrophosphate-dependent enzyme, whose amino-acid sequence is MSSTISAVPAPASEERKGLTKKEISADHPTWCPGCGDFSVLALYFKLIEKRKLWHEKITTVAGIGCSSRFPYFVQAHGVHYIHGRALPFASGISLSRPDLHLFVFGGDGDAFSIGGNHFNHTARKNIKLTYVVMDNWVYGLTKKQTSPTSPIGFKSKTDLTGALDQPINPMKQAIAAGATFVARTTHTNPNHVLQMMEAAMDHDGFSFIECLSECVEFYEGAFDSSNPRKGGVFNTVPADHDVTDEIAAYKLAGEPFPGHFGIFYKNTRPTKNANEQKIIAAAREKVNGLKDHQILQKTFDRLK